From a single Micromonospora carbonacea genomic region:
- a CDS encoding DUF4276 family protein, translated as MRYLTSALVSEGVTDDQFLPRLLARALTELCQTEFEDAVEVADVQPLRDRKGPCSTADVIRLVEQNRASFSLVFFHHDHGANADRVVAEWLNPLRQMWGERAEQLIAVVPVRETEAWLLTDGDALRSALGVRWTDREMGLPTQPRRVERIADPKKLLNDIMGRVSRSTTDHFGQLGELVSLAKLDDVPAYRQWWSDTRDALARLGYRPA; from the coding sequence ATGCGGTATCTCACCTCCGCGCTGGTGTCCGAGGGCGTCACCGATGATCAGTTCCTGCCGAGGCTGCTGGCCAGGGCACTGACCGAGCTGTGCCAGACGGAGTTCGAGGACGCGGTCGAGGTCGCCGATGTGCAGCCTCTGCGGGACCGCAAGGGCCCTTGCTCGACGGCGGATGTGATCAGGCTGGTCGAGCAGAACCGGGCCAGTTTCTCGCTCGTGTTCTTTCACCACGACCACGGTGCCAACGCCGACCGGGTCGTCGCCGAATGGCTGAATCCGCTGCGGCAGATGTGGGGAGAACGAGCGGAGCAACTGATCGCCGTAGTGCCGGTCCGCGAGACGGAAGCATGGCTGCTGACCGACGGCGACGCGTTGCGAAGCGCGCTCGGCGTCCGCTGGACTGACAGGGAGATGGGGCTGCCTACCCAGCCGCGACGTGTGGAGCGCATCGCCGACCCCAAGAAACTGCTCAACGACATCATGGGGCGGGTCAGCCGCTCCACGACTGATCATTTCGGGCAGTTGGGGGAGCTGGTCTCGCTGGCCAAGCTCGACGATGTTCCCGCGTACCGTCAGTGGTGGTCCGACACGCGGGACGCGCTGGCGCGGCTGGGCTACCGGCCGGCCTGA